The nucleotide sequence TACGAAACGTCTTGTCATGCAACAACAGGTGCAGGATGTGCAACGAGAGCAGCTAAGCAGGCGGTTGAGCGCGAATTTGACGTTGTGATTGCTGCTGGCGGTGACGGGACCATTAATGAAGTCGTCAATGGCCTAGCTGAAATGCCTCATCGGCCGAAGCTCGGCATTATCCCATCCGGAACGACGAATGACTTTGCGCGCGCGATCGGTGTGCCGCGTTCGATTCATAAGGCGTGTGAAATCATTGCACAAGGCCATACCGAACCAATTGACATCGGTCGGGTGAATGGCCATTACTTTATAAATATCGCAGGCGGAGGACGCCTTACAGAGCTTACATATGAGGTGCCAAGTAAGCTGAAGACGGTTCTTGGACAACTTGCTTATTATTTAAAAGGCGTCGAGATGCTGCCTTCCTTAAAGCCAGTATCTGTTCGCATTGAATATGATGGCAAGCTCTATGAAGGCGAAATCATGCTGTTCC is from Bacillus tianshenii and encodes:
- a CDS encoding diacylglycerol kinase, encoding MKRARLIYNPTSGRELLKKQLASVLQILEEAGYETSCHATTGAGCATRAAKQAVEREFDVVIAAGGDGTINEVVNGLAEMPHRPKLGIIPSGTTNDFARAIGVPRSIHKACEIIAQGHTEPIDIGRVNGHYFINIAGGGRLTELTYEVPSKLKTVLGQLAYYLKGVEMLPSLKPVSVRIEYDGKLYEGEIMLFLVANTNSVGGFEKLAPQASMNDGMFDLLILEKTNVADFVRIASQALRGEHVNDKRIIYTKANRVKIYTEDKMQLNLDGEYGGVLPGEFVNLYQHLDIFVPRTEQADMGEI